Proteins encoded in a region of the Planococcus shixiaomingii genome:
- a CDS encoding HAD family hydrolase, translating into MIKAVLFDLDGTLLDRDASLADFIDVQYDRLIKWVGHIPKEQYVFRFIELDQRGYVWKDKVYEQLAVEFQIQGISKEALLQDYVTEFKNHCVPFPNLLEMLGELKKQSILMGIITNGRGQFQLDNIKALGIESYFDAILISEWEGMKKPEARIFHRALNLLGAAPCESVFIGDHPEHDVQAARSIGMKGFWKKDWQWNEPQADGVVDDLMEVLEWIEN; encoded by the coding sequence TTGATCAAAGCGGTATTATTTGATTTGGACGGAACATTGTTGGATCGAGATGCTTCTCTGGCTGATTTTATCGACGTGCAGTACGATCGGCTGATAAAATGGGTCGGCCATATACCGAAAGAACAATATGTTTTTAGGTTTATTGAATTGGATCAGCGAGGATATGTTTGGAAAGATAAAGTATATGAGCAACTTGCCGTGGAATTTCAAATCCAAGGCATTAGCAAGGAGGCGCTCCTTCAAGATTATGTCACAGAATTCAAAAACCATTGTGTGCCGTTCCCGAACCTGCTTGAAATGCTTGGCGAGTTAAAGAAACAATCCATCCTCATGGGAATCATTACGAACGGCAGAGGACAGTTTCAATTGGATAACATAAAGGCTTTAGGAATTGAATCTTATTTCGATGCCATACTTATTTCCGAATGGGAAGGCATGAAAAAACCTGAAGCTCGGATATTCCATCGCGCCTTGAATCTTCTCGGGGCTGCCCCTTGTGAAAGTGTGTTCATCGGAGATCATCCGGAGCACGATGTTCAAGCTGCCCGCAGCATTGGAATGAAAGGCTTTTGGAAAAAAGATTGGCAGTGGAACGAGCCGCAAGCCGATGGTGTCGTCGACGACTTAATGGAAGTTCTTGAATGGATCGAAAACTAG
- a CDS encoding NUDIX hydrolase has protein sequence MTFIKKRVDVAYAFIYRAEDKKVLMVNNKGSGWSLPGGAVELGETLEEAVIRETREETGLDVEAGQIVAVNEAVFQEKGHHALFITFAAEIIGGGCAVQDSEEILEVQWIEVQKASKLLMGRMGNLEALLQSSALYTYQGIV, from the coding sequence GTGACTTTTATAAAGAAACGAGTCGATGTTGCATATGCCTTTATTTATAGAGCAGAAGATAAGAAAGTGCTGATGGTCAACAACAAAGGATCAGGCTGGTCGCTTCCTGGAGGTGCGGTGGAGCTAGGTGAAACATTGGAGGAAGCGGTCATACGAGAAACCAGGGAAGAAACCGGACTCGACGTGGAGGCGGGCCAGATTGTAGCTGTCAATGAAGCGGTATTCCAAGAAAAAGGCCATCATGCGTTATTTATTACGTTTGCAGCAGAAATTATTGGCGGGGGATGTGCTGTTCAAGACAGCGAAGAAATTTTAGAAGTCCAATGGATCGAGGTTCAAAAGGCAAGTAAGCTACTGATGGGACGTATGGGAAACCTAGAAGCACTGCTTCAATCTTCCGCTTTATATACATATCAAGGAATCGTTTAA
- a CDS encoding GNAT family N-acetyltransferase, producing MDFQLAAMTQEQAEEISFNWHYEGKYSFYDMEADVEDLKEFLDPETRGDMFYSAMKDGQLIGFFSFEKTASRTVDVGLGMRPDLTGSGKGQVFLMGGIAFARETYKSEKLTLSVAVFNERAISLYKKVGFQEVETFRQDTNGGNYEFLRMVYDCKGRDGS from the coding sequence ATGGACTTTCAACTAGCTGCAATGACCCAGGAACAAGCAGAAGAGATTTCTTTCAACTGGCATTATGAAGGAAAGTATTCTTTTTATGATATGGAAGCGGACGTGGAAGATCTGAAGGAATTTTTAGATCCTGAAACACGGGGAGACATGTTTTATTCCGCGATGAAAGATGGTCAGCTAATAGGCTTTTTTAGCTTTGAAAAAACGGCCAGCCGCACAGTTGATGTGGGTCTTGGCATGAGGCCGGATTTAACAGGCAGCGGCAAGGGGCAAGTGTTTTTAATGGGAGGCATAGCGTTCGCCAGGGAAACTTACAAATCGGAAAAACTTACGTTGTCTGTAGCGGTTTTCAATGAAAGAGCAATCAGCTTATACAAAAAAGTGGGATTTCAAGAAGTGGAGACGTTCCGCCAAGACACAAATGGCGGCAATTATGAATTTTTGAGAATGGTTTATGACTGCAAAGGAAGGGATGGGTCATGA
- a CDS encoding sigma-70 family RNA polymerase sigma factor, which produces MEKHERDRLLVEAMDAYGHYLIRLAYSFVKEQSKAEDIVQEAFIRYYRSLERFEERSSVKTYLYRITVNECRNYFKSWAYRKMEFSNFLTPLYASKSSAEDTVLSTEKSQDVARAIEKLPVKYSEVLWLHYYAEFSVAEIAEVLNCSGNTVKTRLARGRKMASIAFEEEGIDHA; this is translated from the coding sequence TTGGAGAAGCACGAAAGAGACCGGCTGTTGGTTGAAGCAATGGATGCGTATGGCCATTATTTGATTCGGCTGGCGTATTCCTTTGTCAAAGAGCAATCGAAAGCAGAGGACATTGTCCAAGAAGCTTTTATCCGCTATTACCGTTCGCTTGAACGATTCGAGGAGCGTTCCAGCGTGAAAACCTATTTATACCGCATTACCGTCAATGAATGCCGCAATTATTTTAAAAGCTGGGCGTATCGGAAAATGGAGTTTTCCAATTTCTTAACCCCTTTGTATGCCTCAAAAAGCTCTGCAGAAGACACTGTGTTGTCAACGGAGAAAAGTCAGGATGTAGCGCGCGCAATTGAAAAACTGCCGGTCAAGTATTCCGAAGTGCTGTGGCTGCATTATTACGCTGAGTTTTCCGTTGCGGAAATAGCGGAAGTTTTGAATTGCTCGGGAAACACAGTAAAAACCCGTTTAGCAAGAGGGCGGAAAATGGCCAGCATTGCATTTGAAGAGGAGGGAATTGACCATGCATGA
- a CDS encoding GNAT family N-acetyltransferase, producing the protein MNAEILSYREKPIPGSKLKALYENAGWWPQRSAQDLEDMLKSEISMGVWQEDRLIGFARVVTDGKFRAYIVHNEFRKNGIGTQLVEKLMDELARIDVVSLFCGEELLSFYGKQGFKHSKAQFVMHRK; encoded by the coding sequence ATGAACGCAGAAATTCTAAGCTATCGAGAAAAGCCGATTCCAGGCAGCAAACTAAAAGCGCTTTACGAGAATGCAGGATGGTGGCCGCAACGAAGTGCGCAAGATCTCGAAGACATGCTCAAAAGTGAAATTTCGATGGGCGTCTGGCAAGAAGACCGGTTGATTGGCTTCGCGCGTGTGGTGACAGACGGGAAATTCAGGGCCTATATTGTCCATAACGAATTTAGAAAAAACGGCATCGGAACGCAGCTCGTGGAAAAACTGATGGATGAGCTTGCCCGTATTGATGTCGTAAGTTTGTTTTGCGGTGAAGAGTTGCTTTCTTTTTACGGGAAACAGGGGTTTAAACACAGCAAAGCTCAATTTGTCATGCACCGGAAATAA
- a CDS encoding GNAT family N-acetyltransferase: MLADDVLGHTRERYEQPLPVSYLNAFQAISADANNELVVACLGEKVVGVQQITFAPYITHQGGWRATIEGVRTLSSERGKGIGTELIRWAIGRAKERGCHVVQLTTDKKREDALRFYEGLGFKATHEGMKLKL, encoded by the coding sequence ATGCTTGCAGATGATGTACTAGGGCATACGAGGGAACGTTACGAGCAGCCGCTTCCGGTAAGCTATTTGAACGCTTTTCAGGCGATTTCTGCCGACGCTAATAATGAGTTGGTGGTGGCTTGTCTTGGAGAGAAAGTCGTGGGTGTCCAGCAAATTACATTTGCACCATATATCACACATCAAGGTGGATGGCGCGCGACAATTGAAGGGGTAAGAACTTTATCATCGGAACGCGGCAAAGGAATTGGGACGGAACTCATCCGTTGGGCAATTGGGCGAGCAAAAGAACGGGGATGCCATGTGGTGCAGCTCACAACCGACAAAAAGCGGGAAGACGCACTGCGTTTTTATGAGGGGCTTGGATTTAAGGCTACGCATGAAGGAATGAAATTGAAACTATAG
- a CDS encoding dihydrofolate reductase has translation MKVSLIVAMSSNRVIGKDNDIPWRLPRDWEYVKVTTQGRPIILGRKNFESIGRALPGRRNIVLTTEGNKRFPGCETAHSVEGVFELCQGEEEIFIFGGEQIYDAFLPYVEKMHITKIHHEFDGDTFFPEVDFKEWQEVSAETGITDSENPYAYSFHVYERKGDIN, from the coding sequence ATGAAAGTTTCGTTGATTGTGGCGATGAGCAGCAACCGGGTGATTGGGAAAGACAATGATATTCCATGGCGCCTGCCAAGAGATTGGGAATATGTAAAAGTCACGACGCAGGGGCGTCCGATTATACTCGGAAGGAAAAACTTTGAATCGATTGGCAGAGCCTTGCCGGGTAGACGGAATATTGTGCTGACTACAGAGGGAAATAAGCGCTTTCCAGGCTGCGAAACGGCTCATTCAGTTGAAGGCGTGTTCGAATTGTGCCAAGGCGAAGAAGAAATTTTCATTTTTGGCGGCGAACAGATTTATGACGCATTTTTGCCATATGTAGAAAAAATGCATATTACAAAAATTCATCACGAATTTGATGGAGATACTTTTTTTCCGGAAGTGGATTTTAAGGAATGGCAAGAAGTGTCGGCCGAAACGGGAATAACAGATAGTGAAAATCCTTATGCTTACTCGTTTCATGTCTATGAACGAAAAGGAGATATCAATTAA
- a CDS encoding histidine phosphatase family protein translates to MITNLYFVRHAHSVYTPDELMRPLSEKGMQDARSVAQLLKREFIDHVISSPYKRAIQTVEGIAASDIELVNDFRERTLSGGPVPNFDAAIQRVWEDEQFAWEGGESNVEAKARGVEKTLELLHTHAGKNIAIGTHGNIMVLIMNHFDAAYDFHFWKKLAMPDIYKLSFKGTKLIEVARLGSFD, encoded by the coding sequence ATGATAACGAATCTTTATTTTGTGAGGCACGCTCATTCGGTTTATACACCGGATGAGTTAATGCGGCCGCTGTCTGAAAAAGGCATGCAAGATGCCCGTAGCGTTGCGCAGTTGTTGAAGCGGGAATTTATCGATCACGTTATTTCGAGCCCTTACAAGCGGGCGATTCAAACGGTAGAGGGGATTGCAGCTAGTGACATTGAATTAGTGAATGATTTTCGGGAGCGTACGCTAAGCGGCGGTCCGGTTCCAAATTTTGATGCCGCCATTCAACGAGTGTGGGAAGACGAACAGTTTGCCTGGGAAGGCGGAGAATCGAATGTGGAGGCAAAGGCGCGGGGCGTCGAGAAGACGTTGGAGCTGCTGCATACCCATGCCGGAAAAAATATAGCTATCGGCACTCACGGCAATATCATGGTATTGATTATGAATCATTTTGATGCTGCATACGACTTTCATTTTTGGAAGAAGCTTGCGATGCCGGACATTTATAAATTGTCTTTTAAAGGCACCAAATTGATTGAAGTCGCACGATTAGGAAGTTTTGATTAA
- a CDS encoding DUF2157 domain-containing protein: MELKRKLKRWQEEGLIDQVTAEKIQAFEQQQPAPSKLPLLLIIGLIFFSLAVFSFIAANWQMMPAFAKIGLVLLLMWLFYGFGQLAERKQFSRPHIFRLLGLAMFGASIIVTIQTFHLSLSTSVLGWALFLASLAHHFYWKHVAYAIVAFFFGLQILSTSINFIGWVEWLAFVAAAFAWFYFNRASVVTVFSWLLLFGSGLMLWPLVDYENMLWPIWTLFALVGLLFLATLEKEKLLRPFYLGIGGLQLIIYLAIRGEAELTFIDLNLAESIALLVVAAGIFALCFFRFRPLIWLAALGPIGLLLFDDTAIGLAILAELTGLAYLAVAHRRDEPLALGFVYFILVQFVLYFIYAWERLDMSLFFLVGALLLFALSGIAWWINRKKAGVPT; this comes from the coding sequence ATGGAGCTAAAACGCAAGTTAAAGCGCTGGCAAGAAGAAGGCTTGATCGATCAGGTTACCGCTGAAAAAATTCAAGCTTTTGAGCAGCAGCAGCCAGCGCCTTCAAAACTTCCACTGCTTCTAATCATTGGGCTAATCTTTTTCTCGTTGGCCGTCTTCAGCTTTATCGCCGCAAACTGGCAAATGATGCCGGCATTCGCAAAAATCGGCTTGGTTCTGCTGCTGATGTGGCTATTTTACGGTTTCGGGCAATTGGCTGAGCGCAAGCAGTTCTCGCGGCCCCACATTTTCCGGCTTCTCGGCTTAGCCATGTTTGGCGCCAGCATCATCGTAACGATTCAAACTTTTCATCTGTCGCTCTCAACTTCCGTTCTAGGATGGGCGTTGTTTCTTGCATCACTTGCTCATCACTTTTACTGGAAACACGTGGCTTATGCTATCGTCGCGTTTTTCTTTGGTCTGCAAATCTTATCTACTTCAATCAACTTTATCGGTTGGGTTGAATGGTTAGCCTTTGTCGCTGCAGCCTTTGCCTGGTTTTATTTCAACCGAGCTTCTGTCGTTACGGTTTTCAGTTGGCTGCTGCTGTTTGGTTCCGGCTTGATGCTGTGGCCGCTCGTCGATTACGAAAACATGCTTTGGCCCATCTGGACCTTGTTCGCGCTAGTAGGCCTATTATTTTTAGCCACCCTTGAAAAAGAAAAGCTTCTGCGCCCATTCTATTTAGGAATAGGCGGTCTTCAATTGATTATCTATTTAGCCATTCGAGGAGAAGCCGAGTTAACATTCATTGATTTGAATTTAGCGGAATCAATTGCGTTATTGGTAGTAGCTGCCGGGATATTCGCGTTATGCTTTTTCCGCTTCCGCCCGCTTATCTGGCTCGCAGCACTCGGTCCCATCGGCTTGTTGCTGTTTGATGATACGGCAATCGGGCTTGCCATATTAGCGGAACTCACTGGGCTCGCCTACTTGGCTGTTGCCCATCGCCGCGATGAACCGCTCGCACTCGGCTTTGTTTACTTTATCTTGGTTCAGTTTGTTTTGTACTTTATCTACGCTTGGGAACGGCTCGACATGTCGCTCTTTTTCTTGGTTGGTGCGTTGCTGCTCTTTGCACTATCCGGTATCGCCTGGTGGATTAACCGGAAGAAAGCGGGTGTTCCTACATGA
- a CDS encoding GNAT family N-acetyltransferase, with protein sequence MDIQFLQLQSIDDAKLLAGVATLHETIFGSSDNLVNKIESKPELLIFLALFDSEVVGYKMGYALDKETFYSWLGGVAPHYRTRGIASQLMEKQHHYLKQQGYKLVRTKTKNQWRSMLILNIKFGFDVMGTYLDDVGEVKIVLEKKLAD encoded by the coding sequence ATGGATATTCAATTTCTTCAGCTGCAGTCAATTGACGATGCTAAACTGCTAGCCGGCGTCGCCACGCTGCATGAAACCATTTTTGGCAGCAGCGATAATTTAGTGAATAAAATCGAATCCAAACCGGAATTACTTATCTTTCTAGCGCTTTTTGACTCAGAAGTGGTCGGGTATAAAATGGGCTATGCTTTGGACAAGGAAACCTTTTATAGCTGGCTTGGCGGAGTGGCTCCCCATTACCGGACGCGTGGCATCGCTTCTCAATTGATGGAAAAGCAACATCATTACTTGAAGCAACAAGGTTATAAACTCGTGCGGACCAAAACAAAAAACCAGTGGCGCAGCATGTTAATTTTGAATATTAAATTCGGTTTTGATGTAATGGGCACTTATCTGGATGATGTCGGAGAGGTCAAAATTGTGTTGGAAAAGAAGCTTGCCGACTAA
- a CDS encoding GGDEF domain-containing protein — MDTLLFFFLENMALIIALMYMALRLKESLSLEMKNSSLLVAGYAVFINFLTFSVMYNPFMHEGMRIDLREVPLFFISYVGGWKVGVLSSIIPAVYRIYLGGPTVLEGTLQSIVLPVVIGALFHAKMSSTPALVLINLKRMMTGFVLFELIKTIALLLSTPITPFIAIVMFIFAIIAVLSMALMLNEENRNLLLRKELELLSNQDPMTHLPNIRFFKNRVKNLLMEKVPVSIVMFDVDHFKTYNDTHGHQKGDEVLRTLGQLLKEAAGKDDVIARYGGEEFIICYSGISSTDNVKAVAERFRKQVQDYPFEGEEKQPEGDLTISLGASFSEDNKTLEQIIEEADQAMYHSKKTGRNRVTIWNEEKIAHG, encoded by the coding sequence ATGGATACATTACTTTTTTTCTTTTTGGAAAACATGGCGTTAATTATCGCTTTAATGTATATGGCGCTGCGGTTGAAAGAATCACTTTCACTTGAGATGAAAAATTCTTCTCTTTTAGTTGCAGGCTATGCGGTTTTCATAAACTTTTTAACGTTCTCTGTCATGTACAATCCGTTTATGCACGAAGGCATGCGGATTGATTTGCGCGAAGTTCCGCTATTTTTCATATCATATGTAGGGGGCTGGAAGGTCGGAGTTCTTTCGAGCATCATTCCAGCTGTTTACCGGATTTATCTTGGAGGCCCAACGGTTTTAGAAGGGACCCTTCAATCTATCGTGCTTCCTGTTGTAATCGGTGCTTTATTTCATGCCAAAATGTCTTCAACTCCAGCTCTTGTTCTTATAAACCTAAAACGCATGATGACGGGTTTTGTTTTGTTTGAGCTGATTAAAACTATAGCCTTGTTGCTAAGTACGCCTATTACGCCGTTCATCGCCATCGTAATGTTCATCTTTGCTATAATTGCCGTATTATCGATGGCATTAATGTTGAATGAAGAAAACCGCAATCTTTTGTTAAGAAAAGAGCTGGAACTTCTTTCAAACCAAGACCCCATGACGCATTTACCGAATATCCGCTTTTTTAAAAACAGAGTTAAAAATCTTCTGATGGAAAAAGTGCCTGTATCAATTGTGATGTTCGATGTGGATCACTTTAAAACGTATAACGATACCCATGGCCACCAAAAAGGGGATGAGGTATTGAGAACGTTGGGACAGCTGTTAAAAGAAGCAGCTGGAAAAGATGATGTGATTGCCCGATACGGAGGCGAAGAATTCATCATTTGTTATTCAGGGATATCAAGCACGGATAATGTAAAAGCTGTTGCTGAACGGTTCCGGAAACAAGTACAAGACTATCCGTTCGAAGGCGAAGAAAAACAGCCGGAAGGAGACTTGACCATTTCACTAGGTGCAAGTTTCTCGGAAGACAATAAAACGCTAGAGCAAATTATCGAAGAAGCAGATCAAGCAATGTATCATTCCAAGAAAACGGGAAGAAACCGTGTCACCATTTGGAACGAGGAAAAAATAGCGCATGGATAG
- a CDS encoding NUDIX hydrolase, with the protein MEKWLGAAGICFNDKNELLMVLEGRLEGEGKWSVPTGGVAGNETFEECVVREIGEETGFSVEVIEKLQVKSGIYEDIQIAFEVHYFGVKIIGGKAQIQDPDNLIMDIAWKSKEEVTHLELNYPEDREYLMEQFLKNRALGFIV; encoded by the coding sequence ATGGAAAAATGGCTGGGTGCTGCAGGCATCTGCTTCAATGACAAAAATGAGCTGTTGATGGTGTTAGAAGGCAGGTTGGAAGGCGAAGGAAAATGGTCGGTTCCGACCGGAGGAGTGGCTGGCAATGAGACGTTTGAAGAATGCGTCGTCAGAGAAATTGGTGAAGAAACCGGTTTTTCGGTGGAAGTCATTGAAAAGCTCCAAGTAAAAAGCGGTATTTATGAAGACATTCAAATCGCTTTTGAAGTTCATTATTTTGGGGTCAAAATCATTGGCGGCAAAGCGCAAATTCAAGATCCGGATAACTTGATCATGGATATTGCTTGGAAGTCGAAAGAGGAAGTAACGCATTTGGAACTGAATTATCCGGAAGACCGGGAATACTTGATGGAACAATTTCTTAAAAACCGCGCCCTGGGCTTTATCGTGTAG
- a CDS encoding GDYXXLXY domain-containing protein produces MKAWLFPIIQTLFVVLLALSFYAISWFGDQFVLRAEPYDPFDPFYGEYVLLQYPDLKAPNALKDGEVYFTLKEGPDGYAIIGRIEDEPFFGAIQGTLYGDRITAPQLEQYYVEQGTGPGLEDARDLAVTLDVSPWGTIRPVYLEARQEEPNN; encoded by the coding sequence ATGAAAGCCTGGCTGTTTCCAATCATCCAGACCTTATTCGTTGTGCTGCTGGCTTTGAGCTTTTACGCCATTTCTTGGTTCGGCGACCAGTTTGTGCTTCGGGCCGAACCGTACGACCCATTTGATCCGTTCTATGGCGAATACGTATTGCTGCAGTATCCGGATTTAAAGGCACCGAACGCCTTAAAAGACGGTGAGGTTTACTTTACGCTAAAAGAAGGACCGGATGGTTATGCAATTATTGGCCGAATTGAAGATGAACCCTTCTTCGGAGCCATCCAAGGCACGCTCTACGGCGACCGGATCACCGCGCCTCAGCTTGAGCAGTATTATGTTGAACAAGGAACCGGTCCCGGGCTTGAAGACGCACGGGATTTGGCGGTAACGCTCGATGTCTCTCCTTGGGGCACCATCCGTCCGGTATATTTGGAAGCTCGGCAAGAGGAACCCAATAATTGA
- a CDS encoding aldo/keto reductase has translation MEYTSIPGIGKKASRFGVGTWPIGGAMWGGNDDAEALRMLHAAIDQGITVIDTAIDYGYGHSEQLVGKALKESGQREDIILSAKCGLAWKGEEVYRDATKKRITSEIEETLRNLQTDYIDVYFVHWPDPAVPVEETAGAMKELYDAGKITAIGVSNFTIDDMEAFRKIAPIHAIQPPYNLFEQEAEKDIFPYSQKHNATLFLYSSLCRGLLSGKMTRDREFREGDIRKDVDPKFQQPLFDQYLAAADKLAQFAQNAYGRPLIDLAVRYVLDQSETGIALRGARRPDQLEPLSRIEGWKLTDDDKKEIDRILAETIDEPAQPDFMAPPLKKEVLES, from the coding sequence ATGGAATACACCAGCATTCCGGGCATTGGAAAAAAGGCGTCGCGGTTTGGCGTTGGCACTTGGCCAATTGGCGGCGCGATGTGGGGCGGCAATGACGATGCAGAAGCGCTGCGCATGCTGCATGCAGCGATAGACCAAGGCATTACAGTAATCGATACAGCAATCGACTATGGCTATGGGCATTCGGAACAATTGGTAGGAAAAGCGCTGAAAGAAAGTGGCCAGCGGGAAGATATCATACTTTCAGCGAAATGCGGGTTGGCTTGGAAAGGCGAAGAGGTTTACCGGGACGCAACAAAAAAGCGAATTACGAGCGAGATTGAAGAGACGCTTAGAAATTTGCAGACGGATTATATCGATGTCTACTTTGTCCATTGGCCAGACCCTGCCGTTCCTGTAGAAGAAACGGCAGGAGCGATGAAGGAGCTTTATGATGCTGGAAAAATCACGGCAATAGGCGTCAGCAATTTTACCATTGATGATATGGAAGCCTTTCGGAAAATAGCGCCGATTCATGCCATTCAGCCACCTTACAATTTATTTGAGCAAGAAGCGGAAAAAGACATTTTCCCGTATAGCCAAAAGCATAACGCTACGTTATTTTTATATAGCAGCTTGTGCAGGGGCTTATTATCGGGGAAAATGACTCGGGACCGGGAATTCAGGGAAGGTGACATTCGCAAAGACGTCGATCCAAAGTTTCAACAGCCGCTTTTTGATCAGTATTTGGCTGCTGCAGACAAATTGGCGCAATTCGCTCAAAACGCTTATGGTCGCCCATTAATTGATTTGGCGGTCCGTTATGTATTAGATCAATCGGAAACAGGAATCGCGCTTCGAGGCGCACGCCGGCCGGATCAATTAGAGCCGCTGAGCCGCATCGAAGGCTGGAAACTGACGGATGATGATAAAAAAGAAATCGATCGTATCCTGGCTGAGACAATCGATGAACCGGCACAACCGGATTTCATGGCGCCGCCGCTTAAAAAAGAAGTACTGGAATCTTAA